The genomic stretch GCCTTGACGCAGATGAAGGTGATTACACCCGGCCAGATAATGTTTATCGCGGTATTAAACGGTATGGTTATGGCCTTTGATGCCCCCAGCCGCCAGGCAGTGGTGGTAGAGTTAGTCGGCCGGGAGCATTTATTTAATGCCATTGCCCTTAATTCCATAGCTTTTAATTCCAGCCGGATAATCGGCCCGGCTTTAGCCGGCGTGCTCATCGCAGGTATTAGTATGAGCGGATGCTTTTATATAAACGCCATAAGTTTCCTGCCGCTGATAATTATTCTTTTGTCTATTAAGATCCATAATAACCCCAGGGCCCCGGGGAATAATACAGTGGCGAGAGACCTGGCCGAGGGCCTGAGGTTTATAAAAAATAGCCGTTTGATATTGGTATTGATTACCATGGTCGGTATCTCCAGCTTATTCGGCATTTCTTATGTTATACTCATGCCTGTTTTTGCCGAACGTATATTAAAGGTAGGTGCCGGGGGTTTAGGCATACTGATGTCTTCCAGCGGATTCGGCGCTTTGATTGCGGCATTGGTCCTGGCGGCCCTGGGGGATTTTAAATATAAAGGCAGGCTCCTCGTTTTTTCTTCCCTAGTATTCTCCCTTGCTTTAATATTATTTTCTTTATCAAAAATATTTTTGTTATCAGTTATTGCCCTGATGTTGATCGGCTGGGGTTCTGTTATGGCCATAGCGGTAATAAATACCCTCTTACAGGTTAGTGTCAAAGATGAATTCAGAGGCAGGGTGATGAGCGTATTTATGTTTACCTTTGCCGGCTTTATGCCTTTTGGTAACCTGCTGGCGGGAATCTTATCGCAGGCATGGGGGGTCTCTCTTACAGTAATGGTAAGCGGTATTATCTGCGCCATATTTTTTACGGTTATCAACATAGCATATCCGGATATAAGAAGGCAACATTAAAGTTTTATTTGATACATTCGGCGACCCTGCAAAAGGCGGGGTCGCAATTAGGCATACGAATGTGTTGATTTTTTTGAAAAAAGTATTAGAATAAATAAAGACATCCGCCTTTGGCGGATTAAATTCGCACTTATAACTTACTTATACTGCGTATCCGTAAGTTATGTGCTCATTTAAGAAAGGGGGAGTGGGGTATGAAGAAGTTCGTATTTATCGTTTTAGCCTTAGTAGTGAGCATTTCTCTGTTTAGCTGCGCTAAAAAAGAGCAGTCCCTTACAGAAATGCAAGAACCGCTTTCCATAGAGGAATTAGGTAACCAGGGTTATGTTTCAACGCCCGAAACAACTTCTAAAACCGCTACACCCGCAGTAACAATAGTTCCGGTTGAGACAAAAACAGAACTGCCCTTGCCGCCTACAACCTTTAAGCCCACGGTTGAAGAGATTCAGACCGCGCTTAAGAATTCCGGTTACTATACGGGATTGGCGGATGGCAAAAAGGGACCCATGACCAAGAAGGCAATTGAGGATTTCCAGAGGGCAAATAATCTGGAAGTTGACGGTAAAGTCGGGCCTAAGACCTGGGCCTTATTGAGCCAGCATCTTAACCCCGCGTCCGTTTCGTCTACGTCCAAGAAAAAAAGATAACCCTGCTTTTTTAAAAGAGGTGTAGCATCAAACCCACAGGCCATGTTATCTGCACTTTAACTATCAGTGGGCTGGTTTATCTATTTTTCAGGTCTACTATAGCATTTTTTGCCTCTTTGGCTGCCGGCATATTGATAGATTCAGACCATGTTCTGGATTATTATGCCAACCAGGGGATAACGCTAAAAATAAAAGATATATATGCCTGGTGTGTAGAGGAGAAATACCGCCTTATAGTCCTCATTTTTCATTCC from Candidatus Omnitrophota bacterium encodes the following:
- a CDS encoding MFS transporter, which encodes MLSSLKVRNYRLYWLGMFISLIGTWVQAVAQSWLVFQITDSAFLLGFVGFLGSIPVFLLSLFGGVVADRVNKKIILLFTQSAFMILAFFLAALTQMKVITPGQIMFIAVLNGMVMAFDAPSRQAVVVELVGREHLFNAIALNSIAFNSSRIIGPALAGVLIAGISMSGCFYINAISFLPLIIILLSIKIHNNPRAPGNNTVARDLAEGLRFIKNSRLILVLITMVGISSLFGISYVILMPVFAERILKVGAGGLGILMSSSGFGALIAALVLAALGDFKYKGRLLVFSSLVFSLALILFSLSKIFLLSVIALMLIGWGSVMAIAVINTLLQVSVKDEFRGRVMSVFMFTFAGFMPFGNLLAGILSQAWGVSLTVMVSGIICAIFFTVINIAYPDIRRQH
- a CDS encoding peptidoglycan-binding domain-containing protein gives rise to the protein MKKFVFIVLALVVSISLFSCAKKEQSLTEMQEPLSIEELGNQGYVSTPETTSKTATPAVTIVPVETKTELPLPPTTFKPTVEEIQTALKNSGYYTGLADGKKGPMTKKAIEDFQRANNLEVDGKVGPKTWALLSQHLNPASVSSTSKKKR